In Capsicum annuum cultivar UCD-10X-F1 chromosome 7, UCD10Xv1.1, whole genome shotgun sequence, one genomic interval encodes:
- the LOC107878103 gene encoding putative pentatricopeptide repeat-containing protein At5g09950: MLMTARIQTRNKLLHQYPNPIFGFSTFPASLLHSLSNHYAYPTITTNQQQPPYSIPTVSDKCEFLVQKYLFSFSEHDAQKLHLDIIKHGVAKDLYLCNTLINLYVKNADLISAHGLFDEMLSRNLVTWACLITGYSQNGMPDEACRVFKEMISSGFVPNHYACGSALRSCQGLGDRGLRLGMQIHGLLLKTGHASNEVVSNVLISMYGSCGGNGDYVWRVFEEREKKNSVSCNSIISVYALQGPVYAFELFSYMRKEDIGFTFKPNEFTFGTLVTTAANYVNCGLLLLEQLLANIEKSGLLEDLYVGSALLSGFGRFGSLDTAMKVFRQMGARNAVSLNGLMVGLVRLGQGEDAAKVFVEMRDLVNINSDSFVVLFSAFPKFSLLEEGEIRGRELHAYVIRTGLCNSMAAIGNALINMYSKFGEIQIAHSVFQVMVDKDSVSWNSMISALDQNGCFEDAISTFQTMRRTGLMASSNYSLISALSSCGGLNWIRLGEQLHSEGIKLGLDFDVSVSNTLLALYADTGCVAECKKLFTIMPEHDLVSWNSMIGALGDSETSISEAIEYFIQMMRAGWSPNNVTFINVLSAISSLSLLGLVRQIHALVLKYSATDANSIENTFLACYGKCGEMDDCENIFSGMSDRKDNVSWNLMISGYLHNEVLPKAMDLVWLMLQKGQKLDGFTFASVLSASASIATLEHGMEVHACAIRACLESDIVVGSALIDMYAKCGRIDYASRFFDVMPVRNIYSWNSMISGYARHGHGHKALELFTKMKLEGQTPDHVTFVGVLSACSHVGFVEQGMDYFNSMSKQYGLTPRIEHFSCMVDILGRAGQMNKLEDFINKMPLKPNALIWRTVLGACGRASSSKTDLGRKAAHMLLELEPHNAVNYVLLANMYASGGKWEDVAEARRAMRETTVRKEAGCSWVSMRDGVHVFIAGDQSHPDKHAIYEKLKELHKRIRDAGYVPQIKYALYDLELENKEELLSYHSERLAVAFVLTRKSDMPIRIMKNLRVCGDCHSAFKYISQVVGRQIVLRDSHRFHHFADGKCSCKDYW; the protein is encoded by the coding sequence ATGTTAATGACAGCAAGGATACAAACGCGAAACAAGCTACTGCATCAATATCCAAATCCCATTTTTGGTTTCAGCACTTTTCCAGCTTCTCTTCTTCACTCTTTATCCAATCACTATGCTTATCCCACCATCACTACAAACCAACAACAGCCACCCTATTCTATTCCTACAGTTTCAGATAAATGCGAGTTTCTAGTGCAAAAATACCTGTTTTCTTTTTCTGAACATGATGCTCAAAAGCTCCATTTGGATATTATAAAACATGGGGTTGCTAAAGATTTGTATTTGTGTAACACCCTTATCAATTTGTACGTAAAAAATGCTGATTTGATCTCTGCTCATGGCCTGTTCGATGAAATGCTAAGCAGAAATTTAGTTACTTGGGCGTGCTTGATTACGGGATATTCTCAAAATGGGATGCCTGATGAGGCATGTCGCGTTTTTAAAGAAATGATTTCGTCGGGGTTCGTGCCTAATCATTATGCTTGTGGTAGTGCTTTGAGGTCTTGTCAGGGTTTAGGTGATCGTGGATTGAGGTTGGGGATGCAAATTCATGGTTTGCTTTTGAAAACAGGGCATGCTTCTAATGAAGTTGTTTCCAATGTGTTGATATCGATGTACGGAAGTTGTGGAGGTAATGGTGATTATGTGTGGCGTGTTtttgaagagagagagaaaaagaattcAGTATCTTGCAattctattatttcagtttatGCTCTGCAAGGCCCAGTTTATGCTTTCGAGCTCTTCTCTTATATGCGAAAAGAGGATATAGGGTTTACTTTTAAACCGAATGAGTTCACTTTTGGTACCTTGGTTACTACTGCTGCCAATTATGTTAATTGCGGTTTGCTTTTACTGGAGCAGCTTCTGGCAAACATTGAAAAGTCTGGACTCTTGGAGGACTTGTATGTAGGCAGTGCTCTGCTCAGTGGTTTTGGAAGGTTTGGGTCTCTTGATACAGCAATGAAGGTTTTTAGGCAGATGGGTGCAAGGAATGCAGTGTCCTTGAACGGGCTCATGGTTGGATTGGTGAGGCTTGGTCAGGGAGAAGACGCAGCTAAGGTTTTTGTGGAGATGAGAGACTTAGTTAATATCAATTCTGATTCCTTTGTGGTTCTTTTCAGTGCATTTCCTAAATTCTCTTTGTTGGAAGAAGGGGAAATAAGAGGTAGAGAGCTACATGCATATGTTATCCGAACTGGTTTGTGCAACTCCATGGCTGCTATTGGAAATGCTCTGATTAATATGTATTCTAAATTTGGTGAAATCCAAATTGCCCATTCTGTTTTCCAGGTCATGGTTGATAAGGATTCAGTATCATGGAACTCTATGATATCTGCTCTAGATCAAAATGGCTGTTTTGAAGATGCAATATCGACCTTCCAAACTATGAGAAGAACAGGTTTAATGGCTTCATCAAATTACTCATTGATAAGTGCTTTAAGTTCTTGTGGAGGCCTGAATTGGATAAGATTGGGGGAACAACTGCACAGTGAAGGGATAAAGTTAGGACTTGATTTTGATGTTTCAGTGTCTAATACTCTTCTTGCTTTATATGCTGATACTGGATGTGTGGCTGAATGCAAGAAATTGTTTACCATTATGCCAGAACATGATCTAGTTTCATGGAATTCCATGATTGGTGCATTAGGTGATTCGGAGACATCTATTTCTGAAGCTATAGAGTACTTCATACAGATGATGCGTGCTGGATGGAGTCCTAACAATGTGACATTTATAAATGTCCTTTCAGCAatatcatctctttctcttcttggTCTTGTTCGTCAAATCCATGCTCTGGTGCTAAAATATAGTGCAACGGATGCTAATTCTATCGAAAACACATTTCTTGCTTGCTATGGTAAGTGTGGGGAAATGGATGACTGTGAGAACATATTTTCTGGAATGTCTGACAGGAAGGATAATGTGAGTTGGAATTTAATGATCTCTGGATATTTACACAATGAGGTCTTACCGAAAGCCATGGACTTAGTCTGGCTTATGCTGCAGAAGGGTCAGAAATTAGATGGCTTCACATTTGCCTCTGTTCTCAGTGCATCTGCCTCAATCGCAACATTGGAGCATGGCATGGAAGTTCATGCTTGTGCAATTAGAGCCTGTTTGGAATCTGACATCGTTGTTGGGAGTGCTCTTATTGACATGTATGCCAAATGTGGAAGAATAGATTATGCTTCAAGGTTTTTTGATGTAATGCCTGTACGTAATATATATTCATGGAACTCAATGATATCTGGTTATGCACGGCATGGACATGGACATAAAGCACTAGAGCTTTTTACAAAAATGAAGCTGGAAGGTCAAACACCTGACCATGTCACATTTGTTGGTGTCTTATCAGCTTGTAGCCACGTGGGATTTGTCGAGCAGGGAATGGACTACTTTAATTCCATGAGCAAACAATATGGTCTGACACCTAGGATTGAACATTTCTCGTGCATGGTTGATATCCTGGGACGAGCAGGGCAGATGAATAAATTGGAGGACTTCATCAATAAAATGCCATTAAAGCCCAATGCACTTATCTGGAGGACTGTGCTTGGAGCCTGTGGTCGAGCAAGCAGTAGTAAAACAGATCTAGGTAGGAAGGCTGCTCACATGCTCTTAGAGTTGGAACCTCATAATGCTGTGAATTATGTGCTTCTTGCAAATATGTATGCTTCAGGAGGGAAGTGGGAGGATGTAGCAGAGGCTCGGCGTGCAATGCGAGAAACAACAGTAAGGAAAGAAGCTGGATGCAGCTGGGTAAGCATGAGAGATGGGGTTCATGTTTTTATAGCTGGTGATCAATCACATCCGGATAAACATGCAATTTATGAAAAACTTAAGGAACTGCACAAGAGGATTAGAGATGCAGGGTATGTACCACAGATTAAATATGCGTTGTATGatcttgaacttgagaataagGAAGAACTCCTAAGCTACCATAGTGAAAGACTTGCAGTTGCCTTTGTTCTTACACGGAAATCAGATATGCCTATAAGAATAATGAAAAACCTTCGAGTTTGTGGGGACTGTCACTCTGccttcaaatacatatcacaagtTGTTGGTAGACAAATAGTATTAAGAGACTCCCACAGATTTCATCATTTTGCTGATGGGAAGTGTTCATGTAAAGATTACTGGTGA
- the LOC107877191 gene encoding cytochrome b561 domain-containing protein At4g18260, producing the protein MLSFQIILHGFLLWASMGFLMPIGILVIRMTNRHEQCGRRLKIILYTHATLQILSFLLVTVATIMSIGNFDNSFTNNHQKIGLAIYGAIWLQAATGGFKPDRESKGRSIWFSIHWLLGVTVSLLGIINIYTGLQSYHTRTMKNTSVWNLAFTVEIVVYLFIYLLQEKWPYIKQIRSDLLDETVTTNRSRNIFNR; encoded by the exons ATGTTGTCATTTCAAATTATTCTACATGGATTTCTTCTCTGGGCTTCCATGGGTTTCTTGATGCCTATTGGGATTCTTGTAATAAGAATGACAAATAGACATGAACAATGTGGAAGAAGGCTAAAGATTATTCTCTATACTCATGCTACTTTACAG ATACTATCTTTTCTACTTGTAACAGTAGCAACAATAATGTCGATAGGAAACTTTGACAACTCTTTCACAAATAATCACCAAAAAATTGGCTTAGCTATTTATGGTGCTATATGGCTGCAAGCAGCCACTGGGGGTTTTAAGCCTGACAG GGAAAGCAAAGGAAGGAGTATATGGTTTTCAATTCACTGGCTTCTTGGAGTGACAGTTTCGTTACTGGGAATTATCAACATATATACAGGTTTACAGTCCTACCACACAAGAACAATGAAAAACACAAGTGTTTGGAACCTGGCTTTTactgttgagattgttgtttacCTGTTCATCTATCTGCTCCAAGAAAAATGGCCCTATATAAAGCAAATCAGGAGTGATTTACTCGATGAAACAGTAACGACAAACAGATCAAGAAACATCTTCAACAGATGA